In the Streptomyces sp. cg36 genome, one interval contains:
- a CDS encoding DUF5133 domain-containing protein produces MLLPDKHILARLLAHYRAHERAVLARPHEAALRSRFEDCAYTLCVLMGERTAREAVHAAERYLGRPRACGPTGPAPRGTGLLGPAPRRPS; encoded by the coding sequence ATGCTGCTGCCCGACAAGCACATCCTCGCTCGGCTGCTCGCCCATTACCGGGCGCATGAGCGTGCGGTGCTGGCGCGGCCCCACGAGGCCGCGCTCCGCAGCCGCTTCGAGGACTGCGCGTACACCCTGTGCGTCCTCATGGGCGAGCGCACCGCGCGCGAGGCGGTGCACGCGGCCGAGCGCTATCTGGGCCGGCCCCGCGCCTGCGGCCCGACGGGCCCGGCGCCCCGGGGCACCGGCCTCCTCGGACCGGCCCCCCGGCGGCCGAGCTGA
- a CDS encoding maleylpyruvate isomerase family mycothiol-dependent enzyme: MNTADPLDHGAAVAAETARFAALVEGADLTLPVPSCPGWTLADLVRHTGGAQRMFTGLLRHRVQERPATREVDMRLPEHEDGYADWLARGAAEAAEVFAATDLDAPMWVWGADGHARFWVRRMLFETLVHRVDAERTLGRPFAIDRAAARDGVDEFLVNLPFAAFFAPGLAALRGSGQRIRFVCADGGGEWVVALRPDGFGLVTDDARADADATVRADAADLLLLLYGRVDRTAEAVSASGDEALLDLWFANSAF, from the coding sequence ATGAACACAGCCGATCCGCTCGACCACGGCGCGGCCGTCGCGGCGGAGACCGCCCGGTTCGCCGCCCTGGTCGAGGGCGCCGACCTCACGCTTCCCGTGCCGTCCTGTCCGGGCTGGACGCTCGCCGATCTGGTCCGGCACACGGGCGGCGCCCAGCGCATGTTCACCGGGCTGCTGCGCCACCGCGTCCAGGAGCGCCCCGCCACCCGTGAAGTGGACATGCGGCTGCCGGAGCACGAGGACGGCTATGCCGACTGGCTGGCCCGGGGCGCCGCCGAGGCGGCGGAGGTGTTCGCGGCGACCGACCTCGACGCGCCGATGTGGGTCTGGGGCGCGGACGGGCACGCCCGCTTCTGGGTGCGGCGGATGCTCTTCGAGACGCTGGTGCACCGGGTCGACGCGGAGCGGACGCTGGGGCGGCCCTTCGCGATCGACCGGGCGGCGGCGCGGGACGGCGTGGACGAGTTCCTGGTCAATCTGCCGTTCGCCGCGTTCTTCGCACCCGGGCTCGCCGCCCTGCGCGGCAGCGGCCAGCGGATCCGCTTCGTCTGCGCGGACGGCGGGGGCGAGTGGGTGGTGGCCCTGCGGCCGGACGGCTTCGGGCTGGTGACGGACGACGCGCGGGCGGACGCCGACGCGACGGTGCGGGCGGACGCGGCGGACCTGCTGCTGCTCCTGTACGGGCGCGTCGACCGTACGGCGGAAGCGGTGTCGGCCTCGGGGGACGAAGCGCTGCTCGACCTCTGGTTCGCCAACTCGGCGTTCTAG
- a CDS encoding cytidine deaminase, whose product MRIPIRELTAADRELVAYARAIVDANTDGEDGVHTMGAAVRAADGTLHGGINVYHFTGGPCAELVALGNARASGARELTTIVAVGNLGRGVIGPCGRDRQVLYDYHPGIRVLLPTGAEGDAGVGSVRIGDLMPFVTAWSPDGGSTAYRAAGPEHS is encoded by the coding sequence ATGCGCATTCCGATCCGAGAACTCACCGCGGCCGACCGTGAACTCGTCGCCTACGCCCGGGCCATCGTCGACGCGAACACCGACGGGGAGGACGGCGTCCACACGATGGGCGCCGCCGTGCGCGCGGCCGACGGCACCCTGCACGGCGGCATCAACGTCTACCACTTCACCGGCGGCCCCTGCGCGGAACTGGTCGCCCTCGGCAACGCCCGGGCGAGCGGGGCCCGCGAGCTCACCACGATCGTGGCCGTCGGCAACCTCGGCCGGGGCGTCATCGGCCCCTGCGGCCGGGACCGGCAGGTGCTGTACGACTACCACCCCGGGATCCGCGTCCTGCTCCCGACGGGCGCCGAGGGCGATGCCGGAGTCGGCAGCGTACGGATCGGCGACCTCATGCCGTTCGTGACCGCGTGGAGCCCCGACGGGGGCTCGACGGCGTACCGGGCCGCGGGCCCGGAGCACTCCTAG
- a CDS encoding SLC13 family permease produces MNTWGAEVVSAGLLIAVLVCAVVRPWGWPEAVVAVPAAGAVVACGAISLDHARAEAERLGPVIGFLAAVLVLAQLCDDDGLFHACGAWMARTAAGRPRRLLAQVFAVASLITAVLSLDATVVLLTPVVFATAARLDVRPRPHVYACTHLSNTASLLLPVSNLTNLLAFAASGLTFTRFAALMALPWVVAIGVEYVVLRRFFASDLDAGAPAPPGGEPPELPLFALLTVAGTLGGFVLSSAVGIDPAWAAAAGALVLAVRALVRRRTTPAALVRATALPFLAFVLALGIVVRAVVDNGLASGLAHLVPAGTGLPALLGVAALAAVLANVINNLPAVLVLLPLTAPTGPGAVLAVLLGVNIGPNLTYAGSLATLLWRRIVREHDSDVDLGEFTRLGLLVVPLALTLAVLALWGSLHVLGG; encoded by the coding sequence CTGAACACCTGGGGTGCTGAGGTCGTGTCGGCGGGGCTGCTCATCGCGGTGCTGGTCTGCGCCGTGGTACGGCCGTGGGGCTGGCCGGAGGCGGTGGTGGCGGTGCCCGCCGCCGGAGCCGTGGTCGCCTGCGGGGCGATCTCCCTGGACCACGCGCGGGCCGAGGCCGAACGGCTGGGCCCGGTCATCGGATTCCTGGCGGCCGTGCTCGTCCTCGCCCAGCTCTGCGACGACGACGGACTCTTCCACGCCTGCGGCGCCTGGATGGCCCGGACCGCCGCGGGCAGACCGCGCCGGCTCCTCGCCCAGGTCTTCGCGGTCGCCTCGCTCATCACGGCCGTCCTCAGCCTGGACGCCACGGTGGTGCTGCTCACGCCGGTGGTCTTCGCCACCGCGGCCCGGCTGGACGTGCGGCCCAGGCCGCATGTGTACGCCTGCACCCATCTGTCCAACACGGCGTCGCTGCTGCTGCCCGTCTCCAACCTCACCAATCTGCTGGCGTTCGCGGCCAGCGGGCTGACCTTCACCCGGTTCGCCGCGCTGATGGCGCTGCCCTGGGTGGTCGCGATCGGGGTGGAGTACGTCGTGCTGCGGCGCTTCTTCGCGAGCGACCTCGACGCGGGCGCCCCGGCGCCGCCCGGCGGCGAACCGCCCGAACTGCCCCTGTTCGCGCTGCTGACGGTCGCCGGGACGCTCGGCGGGTTCGTGCTCAGCTCCGCGGTGGGGATCGACCCCGCGTGGGCCGCCGCCGCGGGGGCGCTCGTCCTCGCGGTCCGCGCCCTGGTGCGCCGCCGGACCACCCCGGCCGCGCTGGTGCGGGCGACGGCGCTGCCGTTCCTGGCCTTCGTGCTCGCCCTGGGCATCGTGGTGCGCGCGGTCGTCGACAACGGCCTGGCCTCCGGCCTCGCCCATCTGGTGCCCGCCGGGACCGGCCTGCCCGCGCTGCTGGGCGTGGCCGCGCTGGCCGCGGTCCTGGCCAACGTCATCAACAACCTGCCCGCCGTGCTCGTCCTGCTGCCGCTGACCGCGCCGACCGGACCCGGCGCGGTGCTCGCGGTGCTGCTCGGCGTCAACATCGGCCCCAATCTGACGTACGCCGGGTCGCTGGCGACGCTGCTGTGGCGGCGGATCGTGCGCGAGCACGACAGCGACGTGGACCTCGGCGAGTTCACCCGGCTCGGGCTGCTCGTCGTGCCGCTCGCCCTGACGCTCGCGGTGCTGGCACTGTGGGGGTCGCTGCACGTGCTCGGAGGCTGA
- a CDS encoding universal stress protein — MTVVVWITDGSWPACVDAARAHTADGADVVLLHVTGHDVPGVAHGAYAGLLGRGHPERDPGTRLESLADASARELLRAAAERLGRPCRSVERTGRTGHEVVAAAEGAALLVLARDGDRGRPGPKSLGPAARFVVDHAPCPVLLVWPEPVPGASPPH, encoded by the coding sequence ATGACCGTCGTCGTCTGGATCACCGACGGCTCCTGGCCGGCCTGTGTGGACGCGGCCCGCGCCCACACGGCGGACGGCGCCGACGTGGTGCTGCTCCACGTCACCGGCCACGACGTCCCGGGCGTCGCCCACGGCGCCTACGCCGGTCTGCTCGGCCGGGGCCACCCCGAACGCGACCCCGGCACCCGGCTGGAGAGCCTCGCGGACGCCTCGGCGCGCGAGCTGCTGCGTGCCGCGGCCGAGCGGCTGGGCCGTCCGTGCCGGAGCGTGGAGCGCACCGGGCGGACCGGGCACGAGGTGGTGGCCGCGGCCGAGGGCGCCGCACTGCTGGTGCTCGCGCGCGACGGCGACCGCGGCCGCCCGGGCCCCAAGAGCCTCGGCCCCGCCGCCCGCTTCGTCGTCGACCACGCCCCCTGCCCGGTCCTGTTGGTCTGGCCGGAACCGGTGCCGGGGGCGTCGCCGCCGCACTGA
- a CDS encoding gas vesicle protein, translating into MSTTTAADEVHAGRELALVDLLDRVLAGGVVLAGDLTLRIADVDLVRIDLHALVGSVSAALPSPFEDAYGTDEHREGT; encoded by the coding sequence GTGAGCACGACGACCGCCGCTGACGAGGTGCACGCCGGACGCGAACTCGCCCTCGTCGACCTCCTCGACCGAGTACTGGCGGGCGGGGTGGTCCTGGCGGGCGATCTGACGCTGCGCATCGCCGACGTCGATCTCGTACGGATCGACCTGCACGCGCTGGTCGGCTCGGTGAGCGCGGCGCTCCCCTCACCGTTCGAGGACGCGTACGGCACGGACGAGCACCGGGAGGGGACATGA
- a CDS encoding cation diffusion facilitator family transporter, translating to MSASKDSGTRLTVLVALGANLLIAAAKAAGGALAGSPALLSEAAHSVADSLNEVFLLAALRRSRRPPDRRHPFGYGKERFFWSLLAAVGIFVMGGCFSVYQGARALRSESHETHQGYVAGLVVLAVALLAEGASLLRALHQVRGQRGGLGRDPALRTVVAEDGTAVVGVLLAAAGMVLHLTTGRAVWEGAASLAIGLLLGYVAYRLGTDARDQLIGEAVDPEARRRIRALLAAQPEIDGVEALLTMRLGTDSALVAARVDLAPGLESEEIERVCERIKSSVAHLWPAADQVFLDVTDAPAADGREAARP from the coding sequence ATGAGCGCGAGCAAGGACTCCGGCACCCGGCTCACCGTGCTGGTGGCGCTCGGCGCCAATCTGCTCATCGCGGCGGCGAAGGCGGCCGGCGGCGCGCTGGCGGGCTCCCCGGCGCTGCTCTCCGAGGCGGCCCACTCCGTCGCGGACAGCCTCAACGAGGTCTTCCTGCTCGCCGCCCTGCGCCGCAGCCGCCGCCCGCCGGACCGGCGCCACCCCTTCGGCTACGGCAAGGAACGCTTCTTCTGGTCCCTGCTCGCCGCCGTCGGCATCTTCGTCATGGGCGGCTGCTTCTCCGTCTACCAGGGCGCGCGGGCGCTGCGTTCGGAGTCCCACGAGACGCACCAGGGGTACGTGGCCGGGCTCGTCGTCCTCGCGGTGGCGCTGCTCGCCGAGGGCGCCTCCCTGCTGCGGGCCCTGCACCAGGTGCGCGGGCAGCGGGGCGGCCTCGGCCGGGATCCCGCCCTGCGCACGGTCGTCGCCGAGGACGGTACGGCCGTGGTCGGCGTGCTCCTGGCGGCGGCCGGGATGGTGCTGCACCTGACGACCGGGCGGGCGGTGTGGGAGGGCGCGGCCTCGCTGGCGATCGGCCTGCTGCTCGGGTACGTCGCCTACCGGCTCGGCACCGACGCCCGCGACCAGCTGATCGGGGAGGCGGTCGACCCCGAGGCGCGGCGGCGCATCCGGGCGCTGCTGGCGGCGCAGCCGGAGATCGACGGCGTCGAGGCGCTCCTGACGATGCGGCTCGGCACGGACTCCGCCCTGGTCGCGGCCAGGGTCGATCTGGCGCCGGGGCTGGAGAGCGAGGAGATCGAGCGGGTCTGCGAGCGGATCAAGAGCTCGGTGGCTCATCTCTGGCCCGCGGCGGACCAGGTGTTCCTCGACGTCACGGACGCGCCCGCGGCGGACGGCCGAGAAGCGGCGCGGCCCTGA
- a CDS encoding GNAT family N-acetyltransferase, with protein sequence MSLHHTWNTRAETGADVAAVRAINLAAFETAAEADLVDALRTDPAWLDGLSLVAVDLTGNPVGHALLTRCHIGDTPALCLAPVAVRPEQQSTGAGSAVIRAALRTATLRGERYVTVLGHPAYYPRFGFGRASAHGIRLSVEVPDEAMMALSLDPARPLPSGLVRYAAPFGI encoded by the coding sequence ATGTCTCTCCACCACACCTGGAACACCCGCGCCGAGACCGGCGCCGACGTCGCCGCCGTGCGCGCGATCAACCTCGCCGCGTTCGAGACGGCCGCCGAGGCCGACCTCGTGGACGCGCTGCGCACCGACCCGGCCTGGCTCGACGGCCTCTCCCTGGTCGCCGTCGACCTCACCGGAAACCCGGTCGGCCACGCGCTGCTGACCCGCTGTCACATCGGCGACACCCCCGCCCTGTGCCTGGCACCCGTCGCCGTACGGCCCGAGCAGCAGAGCACCGGGGCGGGCTCGGCCGTGATCCGCGCCGCGCTGCGCACGGCCACCCTGCGCGGGGAGCGGTACGTCACGGTGCTGGGGCATCCGGCGTACTACCCGCGCTTCGGCTTCGGCCGGGCGTCCGCGCACGGCATCAGGCTGTCCGTCGAGGTGCCGGACGAGGCCATGATGGCCCTGTCCCTCGACCCGGCCCGCCCGCTGCCGAGCGGCCTCGTGCGGTACGCGGCGCCCTTCGGGATCTGA
- a CDS encoding SLATT domain-containing protein, whose product MQIHGRTPQRPEPVADPLLEHALKDLDWYARARDRARRQHWATELSALLTGGATVVAAGIQAPPAVTATLAGLTVFIGGFRQVFNHSERHVLAAEAWLRLRMAIRRYRLVPEGERDEAVRERLLEEVEAVATTELQNWAAGRRGLHPGPPPGGPVPGTPPPGGPAAG is encoded by the coding sequence GTGCAGATACACGGACGAACGCCCCAGCGGCCCGAGCCGGTTGCCGACCCGCTGCTCGAACACGCCCTCAAGGACCTGGACTGGTACGCGCGCGCCCGCGACCGGGCCCGGCGCCAGCACTGGGCCACCGAGCTGAGCGCGCTCCTCACCGGCGGCGCCACCGTGGTCGCCGCGGGCATCCAGGCGCCCCCGGCCGTCACCGCCACCCTGGCCGGACTCACCGTCTTCATCGGCGGGTTCCGCCAGGTCTTCAACCACTCGGAGCGGCACGTGCTCGCCGCCGAGGCCTGGCTGCGGCTGCGCATGGCGATCCGGCGCTACCGGCTCGTCCCCGAGGGCGAGCGGGACGAGGCCGTGCGCGAACGGCTGCTCGAAGAGGTCGAGGCCGTCGCCACGACCGAGCTCCAGAACTGGGCCGCCGGGCGCCGCGGCCTCCACCCGGGCCCGCCGCCCGGCGGCCCGGTCCCGGGGACGCCCCCGCCCGGGGGCCCGGCCGCCGGATAG
- a CDS encoding LLM class flavin-dependent oxidoreductase: MTTVGAVFRPQNAPERLRPVARGAEAAGLDELWLWEDCFLESGIASAAAALAWTERLRVGVGLLPVPLRNAALTAMEAATLHRLFPGRVTLAVGHGVQEWMGQVGARAESPLTLLREHLAALRALLGGESVSTDGRYVRLDAVALDYPPHGAAPVLSGATGPRTLRLSGEAADGSVLVAGTGPHGVRRARELIDEGRTAAGRADAHRVVVYLLAATGPDAAERLRGELAAKKDGEAFGVAGDAAAVADAVERLAEAGADSVILEPTADEPDTEAFVRFTAERVRPLVAR, translated from the coding sequence ATGACCACAGTAGGCGCGGTCTTCCGCCCGCAGAACGCCCCCGAACGCCTCCGCCCCGTCGCCCGCGGCGCCGAGGCCGCCGGACTGGACGAACTCTGGCTCTGGGAGGACTGCTTCCTGGAGAGCGGCATCGCCAGTGCCGCCGCCGCCCTCGCCTGGACCGAGCGGCTGCGCGTCGGGGTGGGGCTCCTGCCCGTACCGCTGCGCAACGCCGCCCTGACCGCGATGGAGGCGGCCACCTTGCACCGCCTCTTCCCGGGGCGGGTGACCCTGGCGGTCGGGCACGGGGTGCAGGAGTGGATGGGGCAGGTGGGCGCCCGCGCCGAGTCGCCGCTCACGCTGCTGCGGGAGCATCTCGCGGCGCTGCGCGCCCTGTTGGGCGGCGAGAGCGTCAGCACCGACGGCCGCTATGTGCGGCTGGACGCGGTCGCCCTGGACTATCCGCCGCACGGCGCCGCCCCCGTGCTGTCCGGCGCGACCGGCCCGCGCACCCTGCGGCTGTCGGGCGAGGCGGCCGACGGCAGCGTCCTGGTCGCGGGCACCGGCCCGCACGGGGTGCGCCGGGCCCGGGAACTCATCGACGAGGGCCGGACGGCGGCCGGGCGCGCCGACGCCCACCGGGTGGTCGTCTACCTGCTCGCGGCCACCGGCCCCGACGCCGCCGAACGGCTGCGGGGCGAACTCGCCGCGAAGAAGGACGGAGAAGCCTTCGGCGTCGCCGGGGACGCGGCGGCCGTCGCCGACGCGGTCGAGCGGCTCGCCGAGGCGGGCGCCGACAGCGTGATCCTGGAACCCACCGCGGACGAGCCGGACACCGAGGCGTTCGTCCGCTTCACGGCCGAGCGGGTGCGCCCGCTCGTCGCCCGCTGA
- a CDS encoding family 20 glycosylhydrolase, with protein MRLLRFLIAAVCAAAALALPTFPASAAPPAAAALPQTVPALRQWTAGTGTYTFTGTSRIAVDPAHSAQLADEAATFADDLTAQTGRTVAVVTGAPATGDIALTLGDAALPAEGYRMNVGPAITVRAGTAAGAFYGTRTVLQLLRQSSSLPAGTAVDWPVKAERGLMIDQGRKFFTVAWVRQHIKELAYLKLNYFHFHLSDTFGFRLESSTHPEIVSADHYSKQDIADLVALGRKYHVTIVPEIDTPGHMNAVLAAHPELKLKNSSGTASAEFIDLSLPGSYALIKDLVNEYLPLFPAPYWHIGADEYVTDYGSYPQLLSYARAHYGAGATAKDTYYGFVNWADELVRAAGKTTRMWNDGIKSGDGTVTPNADILVEYWYDYGLTPQQLAAAGHTVANESWTPTYYVLGGAKPDTKWMYETWTPDLFQGGSTLTDPARNPGSLLHVWCDNPGAETEDQIAAGIMYPLRGLAQQTWGSPKPVSTYAAFTPIVAAVGHNPAWPGLAQPGNLTRNRPTTASSTETANFPAASATDGDPATRWSSAYSDPQWLQVDLGSGQDIGRVVLRWEAAYGKSFQLQLSDDATTWRTLYSTTTGTGGVQDLTGLSGHGRYLRLYATQRGTSYGYSLYEFEAYAGTLGGTRTLTSGGKALDDPASSTAPGTQLITWTPHGGPNQQWQLTPNGDGSHTLVNGASKLCADVSGSGSGAAVVQAACDGRDSQHWRFTGLGGARFSVANQSSGLLLTTASGADGAPVTQRTADGSAAQEWQLA; from the coding sequence ATGCGACTGCTCAGATTTCTGATCGCCGCGGTCTGCGCGGCAGCCGCACTCGCCCTGCCCACCTTCCCCGCGAGCGCCGCGCCCCCGGCCGCCGCGGCGCTGCCGCAGACGGTCCCGGCGCTGCGCCAGTGGACGGCCGGAACCGGCACGTACACCTTCACCGGCACCAGCAGGATCGCCGTCGACCCGGCCCATTCCGCCCAACTCGCCGACGAGGCCGCCACGTTCGCCGACGACCTGACCGCCCAGACCGGGCGCACGGTGGCCGTCGTCACCGGGGCCCCGGCCACCGGCGACATCGCGCTGACCCTCGGGGACGCCGCCCTGCCCGCCGAGGGCTACCGGATGAACGTCGGCCCGGCGATCACCGTCCGGGCGGGCACCGCGGCCGGCGCGTTCTACGGCACCCGCACGGTGCTCCAACTCCTGCGCCAGTCCTCCTCGTTGCCCGCCGGGACCGCCGTGGACTGGCCCGTCAAGGCCGAGCGCGGACTCATGATCGACCAGGGCCGGAAGTTCTTCACGGTCGCCTGGGTGCGGCAGCACATCAAGGAGCTGGCCTACCTCAAGCTCAACTACTTCCACTTCCACCTCTCCGACACCTTCGGCTTCCGGCTGGAGAGCTCCACCCACCCGGAGATCGTCTCCGCCGACCACTACTCCAAGCAGGACATCGCCGATCTGGTGGCGCTGGGCCGCAAGTACCACGTCACGATCGTTCCCGAGATCGACACCCCGGGGCACATGAACGCCGTCCTGGCCGCCCACCCCGAGCTGAAGCTCAAGAACAGCTCCGGCACCGCCAGCGCGGAGTTCATCGACCTCTCGCTGCCCGGCTCGTACGCCCTGATCAAGGACCTGGTCAACGAGTACCTGCCGCTGTTCCCCGCCCCGTACTGGCACATCGGCGCCGACGAGTACGTCACGGACTACGGCAGCTACCCCCAGCTGCTCAGCTACGCCCGCGCCCACTACGGCGCCGGGGCCACCGCCAAGGACACCTACTACGGCTTCGTGAACTGGGCCGACGAGCTGGTCCGCGCCGCGGGCAAGACCACCCGGATGTGGAACGACGGCATCAAGTCGGGCGACGGCACGGTCACCCCGAACGCGGACATCCTGGTCGAGTACTGGTACGACTACGGCCTCACGCCCCAGCAGTTGGCGGCGGCCGGGCACACCGTGGCCAACGAGTCATGGACGCCCACCTACTACGTCCTCGGAGGCGCCAAGCCCGACACCAAGTGGATGTACGAGACGTGGACGCCGGACCTCTTCCAGGGCGGCAGCACGCTCACCGACCCGGCCCGCAACCCCGGTTCGCTGCTGCACGTCTGGTGCGACAACCCGGGCGCCGAGACGGAGGACCAGATCGCCGCCGGGATCATGTACCCGCTGCGCGGGCTGGCCCAGCAGACCTGGGGCTCGCCCAAACCCGTGAGCACCTACGCCGCGTTCACCCCGATCGTGGCGGCGGTCGGCCACAACCCGGCCTGGCCCGGACTCGCCCAGCCCGGCAACCTCACCCGCAACCGGCCCACCACGGCGTCCAGTACCGAGACCGCGAACTTCCCGGCCGCGTCCGCCACCGACGGCGACCCCGCGACCCGCTGGTCCAGCGCCTACAGCGACCCGCAGTGGCTCCAGGTCGACCTGGGCTCCGGCCAGGACATCGGCAGGGTGGTGCTGCGCTGGGAGGCCGCGTACGGGAAGTCCTTCCAGCTCCAGCTCTCCGACGACGCCACCACCTGGCGCACGCTCTACTCCACCACCACCGGCACGGGCGGCGTCCAGGACCTCACCGGCCTCTCCGGCCACGGCCGCTATCTGCGGCTGTACGCCACACAGCGCGGCACGTCCTACGGCTACTCGCTGTACGAGTTCGAGGCGTACGCCGGCACGCTCGGCGGCACCCGCACCCTGACCTCGGGCGGCAAGGCGCTGGACGACCCGGCGAGCTCCACCGCCCCCGGCACCCAGCTGATCACCTGGACCCCGCACGGCGGCCCCAACCAGCAGTGGCAGCTCACCCCCAACGGCGACGGCAGCCACACCCTGGTCAACGGCGCCTCCAAGCTGTGCGCGGACGTCTCCGGCTCCGGGTCGGGGGCCGCCGTGGTCCAGGCCGCCTGCGACGGCCGCGACAGCCAGCACTGGCGGTTCACGGGGCTGGGCGGGGCACGGTTCTCGGTGGCCAACCAGAGCAGCGGGCTGCTGCTGACCACCGCCTCGGGCGCGGACGGCGCCCCGGTCACCCAGCGGACGGCCGACGGCTCCGCCGCCCAGGAGTGGCAGCTCGCCTGA
- a CDS encoding gas vesicle protein K: MSVRRQRLEVDPDALERDLARLVLTVVELLRQLMERQALRRVETGELTEEQEDRIGLTLMLLEDRMAELTRRFGLRPEDLNIDLGPLGPLLPPVRPGSDGGEAGAA; the protein is encoded by the coding sequence ATGAGCGTGCGACGCCAAAGGCTGGAGGTGGACCCGGACGCGCTGGAGCGCGATCTGGCCCGGCTGGTGCTGACGGTGGTGGAGCTGCTGCGCCAGCTGATGGAGCGTCAGGCGCTGCGCCGGGTCGAGACCGGGGAGCTCACCGAGGAACAGGAGGACCGGATCGGTCTCACGCTGATGCTCCTGGAGGACCGGATGGCCGAGCTGACGCGGAGGTTCGGGCTGCGCCCCGAGGACCTCAACATCGACCTCGGCCCGCTGGGCCCGCTGCTGCCGCCCGTACGGCCCGGATCCGATGGCGGGGAGGCCGGGGCGGCATGA
- a CDS encoding GvpL/GvpF family gas vesicle protein has product MAETLWYVYAVTRPFDAPLPEEARGLDGLPPRLITHRDLCAAASRVPPAEFGTGPLRDRLEDLDWLAATARTHRTVVAALSAVTCALPLRLATVCRDTVGVHRLLETGRESFGSALERLDGRVEWGVKVYAEGVFGEPAAPPDAAPGNGRGFLRRRLAQRQAREDVWRRAGVVSRSLHRELSGRAEAERLHRPQSARLSGQPGENVLNAVYLVPRERSAEFVAAVEHLAPRDGGVRVELTGPWAPYSFAGDAAGERGGAGEHDDRR; this is encoded by the coding sequence ATGGCTGAGACGCTCTGGTACGTGTACGCGGTCACGCGGCCGTTCGACGCGCCGCTGCCCGAGGAGGCGCGCGGACTCGACGGACTGCCGCCCCGGCTGATCACCCACCGCGACCTGTGCGCGGCGGCGAGCCGGGTGCCGCCCGCGGAGTTCGGCACGGGCCCGCTGCGGGACCGCCTGGAGGACCTGGACTGGCTGGCGGCCACCGCCCGTACGCACCGGACGGTCGTCGCCGCGCTCTCCGCGGTCACCTGCGCGCTGCCGCTGCGGCTCGCCACCGTGTGCCGGGACACCGTGGGGGTGCACCGGCTGCTGGAGACGGGGCGCGAGAGCTTCGGATCGGCCCTGGAGCGGCTGGACGGACGGGTCGAATGGGGCGTCAAGGTGTACGCCGAGGGCGTCTTCGGCGAACCCGCGGCGCCGCCGGACGCGGCACCCGGCAACGGCCGGGGGTTTCTGCGCCGGCGCCTGGCGCAGCGCCAGGCGCGTGAGGACGTCTGGCGCCGGGCCGGGGTCGTCTCCCGCAGTCTGCACCGGGAGCTGTCGGGGCGCGCCGAGGCGGAGCGGCTGCACCGCCCGCAGAGCGCCCGGCTCTCGGGGCAGCCCGGCGAGAACGTCCTCAACGCCGTCTATCTGGTGCCGCGCGAGCGCAGCGCGGAGTTCGTCGCGGCCGTCGAGCACCTGGCGCCGCGCGACGGGGGCGTCCGCGTGGAGCTGACCGGCCCCTGGGCGCCCTACTCGTTCGCGGGCGACGCGGCCGGGGAGCGCGGAGGGGCCGGTGAGCACGACGACCGCCGCTGA